The Schizosaccharomyces pombe strain 972h- genome assembly, chromosome: I genome contains a region encoding:
- the rpl14 gene encoding 60S ribosomal protein eL14, protein MEGFKRYVEVGRVVLVTKGEYTGKLAVIVDIVDHKRALIDSPCSEFPRQVIRYGSVVLTHIVMKLPRGARSGIVAKKWKAQDVCNKWASSAWAKKLEAKKVRSQLNDFDRFAVMRLKKQRREQVNVAVAKALKA, encoded by the exons atggAAGGATTCAAGCGTTACGTCGAGGTTGGTCGTGTCGTTCTCGTCACCAAGGGTGAATACACCGGCAAGCTTGCTGTCATCGTTGACATTGTTGATCACAAAAGG GCTCTTATCGACTCTCCTTGCTCCGAGTTCCCTCGTCAAGTCATCCGCTACGGCAGTGTTGTTCTTACTCACATTGTCATGAAGCTTCCTCGTGGTGCCCGTTCCGGCATTGTCGCCAAGAAGTGGAAGGCTCAAGATGTTTGCAACAAGTGGGCCTCTTCTGCTTGGGCCAAGAAATTGGAAGCCAAGAAGGTTCGTAGCCAATTGAACGACTTCGACCGCTTTGCTGTTATGCGCCTTAAGAAGCAACGTCGTGAACAAGTTAACGTTGCTGTCGCTAAGGCTCTCAAGGCCTAG
- the pub2 gene encoding HECT-type ubiquitin-protein ligase E3 Pub2 encodes MENIRFEVQLTILHVEGLWKNGLLRSLKPYLLISVDDDQFIKTNVASGTLRLSWGFTQKLTVSPQSIILLQLFDEKQKNETSDGFVGLGAAVVNSFLPFNNPKDDYKTRITLRSPSGSYRGSVVCLFKRSKFLPEELPADKSQICTDIIDDASGCAWETRIDEFGHVYYLKSPQLSVISAISHEKLENLTPKQLKEVFSQFLFNNQSKSSLKINLEYKVIKHLLEHYPLALSVRQQVAVEKGPLPAGWEMRLSEDYHVYFVDHSTKTTTWSDPRDNVVASDSVSENTDSIQQINDEYQRKIAYMYDRPEMAVNDAQLQLKVSRATTFEDAYDIISKLSVSDMKKKLLIRFRNEDGLDYGGVSREFFYILSHAIFNPGYSLFEYATDDNYGLQISPLSSVNPDFRSYFRFVGRVMGLAIYHRRYLDVQFVLPFYKRILQKPLCLEDVKDVDEVYYESLKWIKNNDVDESLCLNFSVEENRFGESVTVDLIPNGRNIAVNNQNKMNYLKALTEHKLVTSTEEQFNALKGGLNELIPDSVLQIFNENELDTLLNGKRDIDVQDWKRFTDYRSYTETDDIVIWFWELLSEWSPEKKAKLLQFATGTSRLPLSGFKDMHGSDGPRKFTIEKVGHISQLPKAHTCFNRLDIPPYNSKEELEQKLTIAIQETAGFGTE; translated from the exons ATGGAAAATATTCGCTTTGAAGTCCAATTGACAATCCTTCACGTGGAAGGATTATGGAAGAATGGGCTTTTACGATCTTTAAAGCCTTACCTGCTTATTAGTGTCGATGATGACCAGTTTATCAAGACGAATGTTGCTAGTGGCACACTTCGTCTTTCATGGGGCTTTACTCAAAAATT aaCTGTGTCTCCTCAAAGCATAATACTTTTACAATTGTTCGacgaaaaacaaaaaaatgaaacatcTGATGGATTTGTCGGTTTGGGGGCAGCAGTGGTAAATTCGTTCCTGCCTTTTAATAACCCAAAGGAtg acTACAAAACACGTATTACTTTAAGATCTCCATCAGGATCTTATCGAGGCTCCGtagtttgtttatttaaacgGTCTAAGTTTTTACCAGAAGAACTTCCTGCTGATAAATCGCAAATTTGTACCGACATTATTGATGATGCTAGTGGATGCGCTTGGGAAACAAGAATTGATGAGTTTGGGcatgtttattatttaaaatctcCTCAGCTATCGGTGATATCAGCCATTTCTCATGAGaagcttgaaaatttgaCTCCTAAACAGCTGAAAGAAGTTTTTTCTcagtttctttttaataatcaatcgaaatcttctttaaaaattaatctGGAATACAAAGTAATCAAACATTTATTGGAACACTACCCTTTGGCTTTGTCTGTTCGCCAGCAAGTGGCCGTCGAAAAGGGACCGCTTCCAGCCGGGTGGGAGATGCGTTTAAGTGAAGACTATCATGTTTATTTTGTGGATCATTCTACTAAAACGACTACATGGAGTGATCCCAGAGATAATGTTGTGGCTTCTGACAGCGTGTCTGAAAATACAGATTCAATCCAACAAATCAACGATGAatatcaaagaaaaatcgCTTACATGTATGACCGGCCTGAAATGGCCGTTAATGATGCTCAACTTCAGCTAAAGGTTAGCAGAGCCACTACATTTGAAGACGCGTACGATATAATATCAAAGTTATCCGTTAGCgatatgaaaaagaagctcCTAATTCGATTCCGTAATGAAGACGGTTTGGATTATGGAGGGGTTTCTAGGGAgttcttttatattttgtcTCATGCAATATTCAATCCTGGGTATTCCTTGTTTGAATATGCTACAGACGATAACTATGGTCTTCAAATTAGCCCCTTATCTTCTGTGAATCCAGATTTTCGTTCCTACTTTCGGTTTGTTGGCAGAGTTATGGGATTGGCTATATATCATCGTCGATATTTGGATGTTCAATTTGTATTACCTTTTTATAAACGGATCCTCCAAAAGCCATTGTGCCTCGAGGACGTAAAGGATGTTGATGAAGTTTATTATGAAAGCTTGAAATGGATTAAGAACAATGATGTTGATGAATCTCTGTGCCTAAACTTTAGCGTTGAGGAAAACCGATTTGGTGAATCTGTGACGGTCGATTTAATTCCAAATGGCCGTAATATTGCAGTCAATAATCAgaataaaatgaattatcTTAAAGCTCTTACGGAGCATAAACTTGTCACCAGTACTGAAGAGCAATTTAATGCTTTGAAAGGTGGattgaatgaattaatACCTGATTCGGTTTTGcaaatatttaatgaaaacgAACTTGATACATTACTTAACGGAAAAAGGGATATCGACGTTCAAGATTGGAAGCGTTTTACAGACTATAGGTCTTATACTGAGACTGATGACATTGTAATTTGGTTTTGGGAGCTACTGAGTGAGTGGTCTCCGGAAAAAAAGGCGAAGCTTCTGCAATTTGCTACTGGTACCTCCAGGCTTCCTTTATCCGGGTTCAAGGACATGCATGGTAGTGATGGCCCACGAAAGTTTACAATCGAGAAAGTAGGGCATATCTCTCAGCTTCCAAAAGCTCATACTTG CTTCAATCGTTTAGATATTCCGCCTTATAATTCCAAAGAAGAACTAGAACAAAAACTCACAATTGCTATTCAAGAAACTGCAGGATTTGGTACGGAGTAA
- a CDS encoding purine nucleoside phosphorylase: MTATSFLHQAKQQPHHTEPYIKALEAREYIIEQVPEELSKPKVAIICGSGLGTLASGLSAPVYEVPYEDIPHFHVSHVPGHASKLYFAFLGEKRVPTMILAGRYHSYEGYPIEATTFPVRLMKVMGVEVMVVTNAAGGLNQGFKVGDLMILKDHINFPGLAGMNPLRGPNAHEFGVRFPPLSDAYDLELRKLVYDAAKAHKVSRTIHEGCYAFVSGPCFETRAESRMLALMGADCVGMSTVPEVVVARHCGIRVLAISLVTNNVVVEESPSAKDLVEVDSNVMSKGAANHLEVLEVGIAAAADVRTMVETIVNFI; the protein is encoded by the coding sequence ATGACTGCTACATCTTTTCTTCACCAGGCAAAACAGCAACCCCATCATACTGAACCTTACATTAAAGCGCTTGAGGCTCGTGAATACATCATTGAACAAGTCCCCGAAGAGCTTTCCAAGCCCAAAGTTGCCATCATTTGCGGTAGCGGTTTGGGCACATTAGCCTCTGGATTGTCGGCTCCAGTTTATGAAGTTCCTTATGAAGATATTCCTCACTTTCATGTTTCCCATGTTCCAGGTCACGCATCCAAATTGTACTTTGCCTTTTTGGGCGAGAAACGCGTTCCCACTATGATTTTGGCTGGTCGTTACCACTCTTATGAGGGATATCCTATAGAAGCTACCACGTTTCCTGTTCGTCTTATGAAAGTCATGGGCGTTGAAGTCATGGTTGTTACCAACGCAGCTGGCGGCTTGAATCAAGGTTTCAAAGTTGGTGATTTGATGATTCTTAAAGATCACATCAATTTTCCTGGCCTCGCGGGCATGAACCCTCTCAGAGGCCCTAATGCACACGAATTTGGTGTACGTTTCCCCCCATTATCGGATGCTTATGATTTAGAATTACGAAAATTGGTTTACGATGCTGCCAAGGCTCACAAGGTTAGCCGTACAATTCACGAAGGTTGTTATGCATTTGTATCTGGTCCGTGTTTTGAGACTCGCGCTGAAAGTCGAATGCTTGCTCTTATGGGAGCTGATTGTGTCGGCATGTCTACGGTTCCCGAAGTAGTCGTTGCGCGTCATTGTGGTATTCGTGTTCTTGCCATTTCTTTGGTTACCAACAACGTTGTTGTTGAAGAGAGCCCCTCTGCCAAAGACTTAGTGGAGGTTGATTCGAATGTCATGTCTAAGGGTGCTGCAAATCACTTGGAGGTTTTGGAAGTTGGTATCGCTGCCGCGGCCGATGTTCGTACCATGGTGGAGACGAttgtcaattttatttaa